The Elaeis guineensis isolate ETL-2024a chromosome 12, EG11, whole genome shotgun sequence sequence GAGACTTTACACATGACAGCTATTTATCAGCTACAAACCATATCGAGAACTAATTGGGGGATTAAGTGAAGGCTTACACGTCATTCCCATCTAAACCATCACCATAGAAAGTTCTCTGCACATAGCTTGGTTCAGTAGCTGGTAAGCACAAGAGTAGTATGCAATCCCATGAATCCTACATTTCGTTTGACGCTTACAACGAAAACAAGCCATGCTTTGTTTTCAGTTTCTGTATCATAACTCACATTTGTTATCTTCATTTGTAATTATTTCATTTCTTTTACATGCAAAGGCAAGATATCAGTTCTTTCATAAGTTTTGAAGCTTTTGCATTGTCTCAAAGTATCTTAAAGTTTGTGTTGCAGTCAATCCCCTATCGCTTATCATCTGTGAAGAACACCTGTAAAACAAAGTCCTCTCATACTGGAATTATGTCCgacgaggaccctccgatgcttaagtcagcgaAGAATTGGTGAATAGTAGATAATGAGTAATTGAAATGGCAGGGTGTTAGCTCAAAATTGTCTTACCCGTACTGTTCATTTACttcttttttatagatgattctgatgtaatcgtcgagcacgtggtcccactttttatggcGTTAAATTATtggaccataatcatggagttgataggttgtttatgcccactaatgactATGACACGTAATCGATAATCATTTATAACGATTAGGTGTGTTGAGAAGAtgggccgactatatgtcggtaatagtgATAAGTCGGTAGTCTTGGAGATCTGAATGAGcatcgatcggtaactctgatatgttgATAGTCTTCGGTCGTAGGTTAACCGAGTTATCCtttgttggttgataatagccgactgtcgaTCGGTCAATCGATTGTGAGTCGGCATAATATGTTCATTCGGCCGATGTAGAGTCTAGATTGGGGGTCGGTTGAATTGTCCCAACAGTTGTCCCCCACTCTTAAGTTCAAGGTGGTTCGACGTATATATTATCACATGGTCTGTCATGTTGGACGAAGAGAGTCATCATGTGTTGCCTCAAGCTCCGATTCGGCTGCTAGTCTTTATGATCTTTGAAATACAAGAGATCTTCGATCGTTTTACTGTTTCGATAGTTGTGAAATCATTATTGGACTGTCATTTTGATAAGATAACTCGGTATCTAGGACATCCAGAcaatttgattctgactagtagatcttgACCATGTGTCCAAACACCATTAGGTCGGAATTGTTCACACGAATAACGGTCAGGTGGCACGATCAggagcaggtgcgtcgaaccgtccaaCCAATGATCGGTCTGGATGTTGCCACGTGTCGTCATCTGATGAGATTCAAATTTGATCAATTTCATCCAgaccgttgagggatcctatatatatagggttgcTTTTAGGATATGAAATATCTCAAAATACTTTAAAATGGACGTAAGATCTTtcatcttctgaagatacttcatcgtAACAAGGTCTCGGGCTTCAAATTTGCTCTTAATCTGTCCGATAATCAAttatgagtcggtgaagaccttcaggtTATTGATGTCGAGCTCCTTGGCAATCTTCAAGCcggctaagagtgcttcatattcggcttgattattcaaagctttgaaattaaatcgaagggcatattcagTTATAATCCCTTCGAAATTGGTGAGGATGAAACCAGCTTCACTGTCTTGTGCATTAGacgctccatcaatatgtagcacccatgccGACGTTAAGTCGAGCTCAGGAGTTGTAGCTTACTTTATTTTATCGTTAGATTCATTTTCAGGATTATTATCAGATATTATacattcgacgatgaagtcggtcaAAACTTGTACCTTCATGGATGGGTGTGgacgatattggatatcaaactcACCAAATTTTATTGTCCACTTTGCCATTCGATCCGACGTATCAGATCGGTGTAAGATTACCTTCGACGACTGATCTGTCAAGACGACGATAGAATGTACTTGAAAGTATGGGCGAAGTCAttatgatgatatgattagagcgtaAATCATCTTCTTCGCTTTTGAATATCTTACTTAGACATTGTGAAGCACCTTGCTAGTATAGTAGATAGGCTATTGGATTCGGTTCTCATCATCTTGGACAAGTATCGAACTAACTGCCTCCATCGAAGTCGCCAAGTAAAGATACAAAGTTGCTCCGACCTTTGGTTTTGTGAGTAGTAGTGGAGATGGAAAATATCGTTTTAGGTCTTTGAAGGATTGTCGACACTCGTCTGACCATATGAAGTCGTTTGATTGTCTCAAGATCTTGAAAAAAGGCAAGCATCTTTCTGTCGACCTTGATATGAATCGGTTGAGTGCGACGATCCTTCCGTTGAGCTGctatatctctttcttggagcttagatacttcatgttgataatagccTTTATTTTTTCGGGATTGGCCTCAATTCCTCATTGTGATACAAGAAATCCGAGAAACTTTTTAGAAGTTACTCCGAACGCACACTTAGTCGAATTCAACTTCATTTGATGTCGTCGAAGTGTGCTGAAGGCTTCTTTCAAATTCTGAACATGATCATTAGTTTGAGGACTTTTtaccagcatatcgtccacataaactttcatatttcatcCGATCTGTGTCTTAAATATCTTGTTAATTAGCCGTTGGTAAGTCGCTCCGGTATTTTTTAAATCGAACGACATTACTTTAtaacagtagatgcctttgtcggttacgaaggctgtgtgcttttcatcttcaggtgccatccgaatctgattgtagtttgtaaaggcatccataaagctcaagaGTCGGTATCctgaagtcgcatcaactagttgatcaattttcagcagaaaaaatttatctttcggACAAGCTTCGTTTATATttgtgtagtcgatacagattttttttttttattagtttttcttaccatcactacattgacgagccaatcgagATAAATAGCTTATCTGATGAAATCAGCtgtgaggagcttgtcgacttcttcgtcgatgaccttctatctttcgaaagcaaaagaccttttcttttgtCTAACCGGCTTAATCTTTGGATTAATGTTTAGTCGATGGATTATTACGTCCAGAGAAATGTCTGGCATGTCAGTAATCGATCAAGCAAAAATGTTGACgtttgctcttagtagatttattagttATTGCCGCTCCAGATTAGGCaactgcgatccaatttggatcgtcttctcaggatcttcttcttttagtgaGATAAAAACTAATTGCTCGACTGGTTcacttcttttttcatttttactTTAGTCCAATTTATCAATGGACAAAGAGTCTTCTGATTGATTATTTTGTATGAAAATCAGAAAGCAGCGTCGAGCAAGTTATTGATCTTcacgcatctctccgacttcATTTTTTGTCGGAAATCAGATAAGCAGATAATATGTCGAGACTACTGCTCTCAGAGCATTAAGTCCAGatcgtccgagtatggcattataaattaaaaaaattcagataatcGTGAATATTAAGAGAACAGTACTCTATCATGGATCTATTCCGACAGTTAGTGAGAGAGTGATTTTCTCTTCTACGGTAACCGCATCCCTAGTGAAACCGACTAATAGCGtcgagactctcctgagtcgatctgtcgatagtcgcattcggaagaaagtcgagtaaaataaaacatccgttaagcttccattatctactaaaatttttttacatcataatttgctatcgttGTCGGGACaataacagcatcatcatggagagtttgaattctccgaacatcttcttccgaaaaagtaattacattatcgagtcgtcgcttcttcactgactcttcttcaaaagttgccccacagttcttctatcgtccggagatcatgttgattacttcTGGCATTGGTTGATTGTTAAGTGTCTCCTCAGCTTACGGCTGAGATTGTTGGTCGATGGGAGGTTGAGTCGAGCGATCACATCAGAATTTTTCGAGATAGCCTCGTTTAATCAGGATCTCTATCTCGTCCTTGAGCTAGATACACTGTTCGGTATTGTGATCGTGATCATAATGGAACCGACAGTATTTCTTCCTATCTTGACTCTTCGATGGCGCTTTCATTGGTGGGAGATGTCATAAGTACTCTTCtcattcgatctccatcaagatctatgcacagagagcagaaagaggaatgtaggagtcatacctatcgTAGCTGCTTGGCTTCGGACTCCGTCATCGAGGTGAAGCTCGTTTATTGACAGTCGGCCTATTTGATTCGACTGgagcttcattttttttctatttcttcttctgacctttttcGTCTGTCTAGCGtcggtcagaagcagcttcatctaCGCAAATATACTTGTACGTACGCTCTAGAAGCTCAGCATAGATCCGAGGGAGAGTTTTATCTAGAAAGTAGGTGAATCTTGATCCCCTCAGATTCCTCTTCATGGCCGATACGGTCATATTTTTATGGAGATCCCTGAACTCAAGTGTGGCTACATTGAAACAAGCCACAAAGTCCCTCAACgtctctgtctcaccttgcttgatagagaagagactgtctgataTTTATGGCGACCTTCGGCTAGTACTGAAGTGGACTATGAAAGAATGCTCTAGCTGCTCGAAAGAGTTAATACTCTCCGACTGAAGCTCAAAATATCAGGCTCGACATCCTTCTGAAGAGTTGCTGGGAAGCTAATGTATAAAAGGATGTCAGTTACTCCttagatcatcatgagagccttatagctctccaaatgatcgatcgggtcggtggagccgtcgtatggctccatctgcggcatcttgaaccaagAGAGAATTGGTTCATCCAGGATACGTCGAGAGAGAGACTGGGCAGTATAGAAGTCGTAGTCATTAGAAGACTTCCAACCTTCCATCTAAAGTCGAGCAAGTTTGCGGTCAATCTCTTTGAACTTACGTTCATAGTCGTCAAGCCGTCGTTGCTGGAAAACTCCTAGGATAGAACCCCCTGAAGAGCTCGAAGAGGGAGAAGCAGAAGGAGTCCGTGGCCATTTCTCCTTCCTAATACTATATacacgagaaggagagggagaacacCGTGAAAGATGGGTGGCATGATAGGAGTATCGAGAATGCGTCCGTCTCGATAAGAATGCCGAGACGGTCGCCACTCTGAAGATAAAGAGGGTGAGCACCGTGGTGGACGGCGACTGTATCTAGATGGCACTGATTGAGCCACCAGTTGCTCTACCGACGACTGCTGCTATTGCTGGATTTACTGCTGCTGGAAGCTTTGAATCGCCTCTGTTAATACTTTAATTTGCTATATGAGTGCAGCGATCTGTGCGTCTGTGGTGACCACAGAATGCGAAGAACTGAGCTCTGCCACTGGAGATGAGGGAGGAATATCTTTCCGACGGGAAGACTGCCTCATCGATCCAGTCAAATGTTAAGCTCTGATTTTCGACATGGTTGATTGTAGTTTTTCTCCTTCTTAGtgcaccaatctgttgcggccgatCCCCTGTTGTCTGTcgccggtgaagagcacctgcaaaacaaaATCCTCTCAGACCGAAATTGTGTCCGGTggggacccttcgatgcttaagtcagtagagAGTTGGTGAACAGCAAATAATGAGTAATTAAAATGACAGGGTGTTTGTCCAGAATTGTCTTATCTATActattcatttacctcctttttataaatgattctggtataaccgtcgagcacgtggtcccgctttttatggcgttaaattatcggaccataatcatgaagttaatgggttgtttatgcccactaatgaccGTGACACATGATCGATAATCGTTTATAATGGTTAGGTGTATTGAGAAgataggccgactatatgtcggtaatagtgGTAAGTTGGTAGTCTTGAAAATTcgaatgagcatcgatcggtAATTCTAATATGTTGATGGTTTTCGATCGGAGGTTAACCGGGTTGTCCTTTGTTGattgataatagccgactgtcgaTCGGTCAATCGATTGTGAGTCAGCCTAATGTGTTCATTCGACCGATATAGAATCGGGATCGGGGTTGGTTGAATTGTCCcaatagtttattttataatataatttatttgagTGATTTCATTGTCGACTCATCGCCGGTAATTAAAAAATCGGTTCCATTAATGTAAATTCATTAACATATTTATGTCAGTGGGTGCCATATTGCAATACTTGTACCGGGGTCTATAAAATATAAGTTCATGGACATTGTTCTGCCCCCTAACCAGCATGCACTGAAGCTGAATTGATCAGAGTAACCTTCTTTCAggttccattagtcaacaaataTCATAGAGTTTTTTTACCATCTGTTAGGTGACATCAGTGAAATAAATGCAATCGGAGCAAGCTACTTAACCAAGCATAATAATAGTTTGAATGAAGCAATCAATCCGATATGGATTGCTAGCGCTTTCCAATCCAATCCATTTCAAacgttaaaaaaatatattaggaGACTCTTGAAACGAAAAGAAGGGAAAATTGTCACCAATGAGCAGATACATTCACCTATTATTGTAGTATAACGTTCCAGACGAGATTTTGCACCATCACATTCAGCCTCTTTCAATGTTACGTCTCATTACAACATTCCTGAACTAAAGTATTATAAGAAATAGCGAATCAATCCTTGTCTTCTTTCTTCTGCCGAGCACATTTAGCTTGAACTGCAAGAGTGTTCGTTGTTCCAGGACAAGCTGGGTCTGCACCATATTCTTGGGCTGAGACTGGTAACACACAGGAATTCTTCCCCAAGCAGGCCTGATCAGTAGGGGAAAAATGAATCCTTGGAGTTCAGATGAGATGATGGAGAAAGACAAAAGCAGAGAGAAACTTTTACAATAGATAGGTATGTTTGCTAAGAAAACTAGTCTACGAAATGAGAAGAGCAGCAAAGCTTTGATGAGACAGAAAAGCACAAGCTTCTCATAGGCATGTTTCCTCAGAAAATCTAGTTTTCCATGAGGTCACGCAGGCTAACTACCCACTGTTGCCAGTCTTAGCTCAGGGATTTATTCACTTGTTAGTGGAAGTATTACCTTCTCAACAATGCTTGCGGTCTGTGGAGAGTGGCAGGTTCCCACTGTGAAGTTGCCACACGCGCCTGTGGGGTTCCCAAAGCTAGCAAAGGCAATGGAGCGGATGACCTTCTTCTTATCACACGTCAAGTGAGCACTTGGCTTACCATCTTGGACTAGGTTCTTGATCTCACTGTCCTCCCTCGAAAATGACTCAATAGTAGGGGGATGCAAGTCGGTGACAACAGTGCAGATGTTGTCCCTCTTCACAGTCACAACCAGCAAGCCCTCTGGATTCCCTCCACTCTCCTCAAAGATGACCAAGAGGTTGTCTTTTGGCTTCAACCATCCGCGTGGGACGTGGTACCTGCAGCGCCGAAggcaaattatgatgaaatatattaaCAACTATAAAATTCAATGCCTTCTACTATGGTGCATTAGAGATAATATATGCAAGTATTTGTCATCAGAAAGAGACATGGGTTCAGTACTTACACTGACTGAGAAGGCTTTCCAAGGGGACTGAGGTAGGATACCCAGTAACGACCGATGCAGTTTCCATTGACCCATGCAAGGCCTTTCCCCATTCCAGTCATATCTAGAGCAACCGGATCATTCCCACTTGGCATATCAAAGTATCTCTGAGAAAGAATTAGATTCATGAATATGCCTCGCAAGCCGTTGCTATTGAAGATCTCTTAGTTTCCTCTTTCAGAGAGAGAATTTAGTGGTTCCAGATGCTTTACATGATATCAAATGCCAATATAATCTAAGCATTACGAGTTGGTCCTCACAACCTACTGTTCTTATCTGAGTGGGAACGCAAGAGAAGTTTAATGAGCATGAAATTAAACAAAGGGTTCCGCTGATTCTCCATGACTTGAATTAATTGCATACTAATTATGTTGATGTTGATAATTTTCTTGGTTAATTATATTGAGATAAAGATCATTCCTTGTACCTTGTACCATGTCACTGGCTGGCCACTCTTAGCCTCCGTCCACTTAACCTTCTTGGATCCCTCCTCAGTGTAGATGCCTAACTTCTCCCCTTTCATTCCAACCTGATCATGGATAACAACTTAAACTTTGTTTCtaattccattttttttttttttttttggagagagagagagagagaagaaattaaATGTAGCTAATCATCTGTTTGTTTCTATATATGATAtctatatattttaagaaaacaGAAAGAATATAGGCATCAAAGGTGAGCATTGGTACCTCATGCCCCCACTTATTGGGCGATAGATCCAAAGTCCCGGTGTTGAGACCTTGGATGGCAGCAGTATGAACTCCTGCAAGTCTGTGTTCCAAGTATGCTCCATTATCCTACACAAGGGAAGAAACAGAAGACGCCAGTCCATGAAGATAGCATAGAATAATCATGGAAATCTCAATCTTGTCGCAGAAATAGAACGTGATTTATACTCTAAATTCAGTCATTCTAAATATTTACCGGAAATCCAACTGTCATGCCCAAGATGGAAATGTGGTTTACTCCTTGTTTCAGATCCATGGGCTTCTGGAAGACAAAACTCTTCTCGAGTTTCGCACCGTGGCCAGATCCTGAAAGGTGTTTTATATATGCGAGCCTCAAAATAAGCTTCATCATATGGCCATGGCCTTAATAAAATCTTTTGGCATCACAATTATCATAATATTTTTGGCATCAAGGACTATGATTGAATTGGACTTGAAATGAGTACACTACAACCAGATGTAagagtagaaagaaaaaagaacaaaGGGAGGATACCTATGTAAATGCCATTGACAAAGGCATGCATTGCATGGCCAAGGCTTGACACTAAGAGAACAGGGCGGATGTCAGGACGCATGGGCAAATCCACATCCTCCAATCTAAACCTGCATTAGAGTAGCAGCAGAACAACAAACAGTGTGTGTTATCTGTAGGGTGAAGACAATGAAATCAATTGAAAACATACTATGCAAATTACAAAGTTATCTAAAGATCCATATAAAGGCTTACAAACTATTCATCTCTCTCAAGGTAATGATTTCATTTGGATAGAATTTCTTGTAAAATAAACAAGAAGTATACATGAGGAACTGAAGAGTAATAAATTCCTCTGTTCCAAGGGAATGAACTTGTTTTTGTGTTGACAAAGATTTTCTCACCTGGTAGTATACCACATATAATCTGTGATGTCTTTGGTCATGTTATAAAGATCCAAGGGCCTTGATGCAACGATACCCTTCTTAAGGAATTTTGGTATGCGTTCTTGGAACATTTGCCATTTGTCATTCTTGCGGGTTACGTCCTCCGTACGGAATGTCCTTGCATTATGTTGAGCATTCACCTGTTTGACATCCAAAAAAGTTACTACTTCTCACTTGCAGTATTCTAAAGGAGAAGATGGAATCAAAACTACATCAGTCCTCAAATAACTCATACTTGACATGTTGAGATGAAGTATAAACAATTAATTGGCACTTACTACATATATTTAGGCCTACACTTTGATAGTTTGCCGATAGTTCTTTTCTTGAAGAAATAGAGAGGGGAAAAAAGAATCAAAGTTGGCATGTTCTGGTTACCATCTGAGTGTTGAAGACTACGGTCTTACAATCTGGAAGGATACTGATCGAACGGTGAGGCAGGAAGTAGTCTGTGCCTCTAAAGTTCACTGTCCCATCTACTCTTGGGTTGGTGTTGGTTAAGAAAGCAACACAGACATTGCTCTCAGGGGACTCGTACAACCTCGCCTGCACATATAAAAACCACATGAGAATACCAACAACCTTCtcctttatttctttcttatGGAAACCATAGGTTGCAATTTGGGATGATATTGTGGCACACAACTACACCATATTAGTTAAATTCTGAAGATCCAAATGCTAATGACTAGAGAATTTTTGCTCAATCCAAGTGGTCATGACTAAAGATTTTTGCTCATGAAATATTTAGTTCCCACTCCATGCTAATGACTAAAGAGTTTTGCTCAATCCAAATGCTGCTGTTAATTCTTACCTCATACCATTCACCCAAGGGTTGGACTGAGGGAACCCCCCAAAGCAAACCTTTCCTGCTCAATTTCAATGCTTGATGTAGGTCCCTCAGGTGTCCATACTTAGGCTCCTTAAGCAGACCTGGGCGAACACATCTCATCAGAAAGAGTTGGGTATACTATAACTTATATATGCTTAGAATTAAGAAGAAACCTCATATGGTGAAGGAAATAACAACTGAGGGTCAAGGCTACACTTGTCTAACCATATTCATCGAGAGGAGCTTCGTCGTAGTACCGAGTCATCACATACGATGCACCTTCTCTTCCAAAATTGGTTCCTCCATGGTACTGAGTAGAAGCAATTTGCACATTATTTTAGAAGATAATTTTGCTTTTCTCCTCGTCATAAATATTGTTTGAGAGTTATAGAAGATAATCCATACCATGTAGTAGTTTACAAGTGTGCCATTCTTTGAGAAGAAGCGTGCAACAGAGTATGCGATGTCCTCAGCCGATCTTTGAGATGGTGGATCACCAAATACTCTGTACCTGCAACCACCATATGTTCTGTTTCAGTACAATCTAATCAACTATTATACCAGTAAATCGCAAAGACAAAAAGACAGGAATTACATTACTTTAGAGCCTCGAAATCAGATCAATACCTTATATATAAATTTACTGCAttgaattttataaaatctttCATGTTTCCCATAATATTGTATGTTTTATACCATAAAACTGTTAATTGCCGATATCAACAATAATTAACACACTAGCACAGGTGCAATATtctgttcaattttttttatggagTTATGCGAAATTGTTCTTTCTTGCCTAAACCGAGAGAAAATGCAGATTTAGAAGGTTATGGtccatttaaaaaatatgatacttGATATTTCTGTCCTGGATGATACCTCCATTTTTTTGTGAGGAAAAAATAGTAACCAGTCAGAAGTATAACAAAGTTTAAAACAACCATCATATACTTACTGAGCAGTCCAGTTCTCAGTCCAGACGCTAGGCTTGGTTGGACTGTTGGGGCCTGTGAAAGTATCTCCACAGTTCCTTCCATTGCATGCATTGATCTACAGAAGCAGCGTAGCTATCATCAATTCCCATGAACATGTAACACAAAGAATCATCTGAAAGTGCTCAGTATTGTTTAGGATCACAAACTCTCTTCCAATTTTCATGGTTCCATAATTTTGGTTCCTATGGCGAGCATCCATTAAGGTTGAATTTCTTTCGTATTCATATGAGAATTTGATGAAGAGGCTTACCACTGGACCGGGAGCATCCTTTTGCTTGCACATCACCCATGGTATTCCAGCATTGAACCCAAGAGCCAAATTGGCTGCCCACTGAACATATGTGAGCCCACCTTCTCTGTATGCTGCTTCCACCATGTTGTATTCATTCTCGATCTATTGCACTCAAAGCCAACACAATACTTCAGAGAAGAATCAAGAGTGATATAATATAGCACCtgcagaaaaaagaaaagaaaaataaagaaatttaatgGAATGCAACCCTTAGGTTAACTGAACCTGTCCTAGGATAATGGGGCCTCCTTGAGGGAAAAATAGCTTCTCACTCTTCATCATTTCCATTATTTTTGTTACAAAATTTTGCATATGGTActgcacattaaaaaaaaaaaaaaaaaacatgtagTTAGAGATCATAGGCAGTGATCATTTTCAAACAAGTTCATGTATTTCACCATTAACAATAAGGCAGAGCTTAAGTTAGTTCTCAGATTTTTGTTCTATATATAATGGATAGGAACAAAACAAGGTTGAGTTAATTAGTTTGAAAAGCTTATTTTAAATTAGCTAGTTCCTTTATCATTTCTACTAAAGGTATAATTAGTTCCCTTAAAATGTCCATCACCTTGAAGGGTTCATTGTCTGTTCGAAAGACAACACCAGGGACCTCTTTCATCCAGTATGGGAAGCCTCTGAAATGCATCAAAGGAGCTTATTATCACATaataagatcaatagattccaaaAGCAACTACAATCTAATAAATACCCACCCATAATTCCATTCTGCTTGAATGAAGGGACCAAGTCTAAGGGTCACATACATTTTGTGCTTGTGGATCAGCTTTATGAATCTCACCAAGTCATACCTCCCCGTGAAATTATACTGCAACACCCAATCACCAACTTACGATAAAAACGGttaaatctaaaactttttcGGCCTTTGCCTATCAACACAAAAATTTAAACATATCTCGCTTGCAAATCTTACTTGGCCTTGCACAGGTTCATGGATGTTCCAGAACACATAAGTTTGGATCACATTTAGCCCACCGAGCTTCGCCTTCTGGATGAGATGCGGCCACATCTGATCAACCAAGCAAAAAACATTCCATCACCACGTCGAAAATGGCAGCCATGCATGCAACACGTAGCAATTGAACCATGCTAGGAACAATGACTACCTCAGGAGTGCTACGTGGGTAATGGATGGAGCCGGAGAAGAAAAGCTCTCTCCTTCCATTGATCATGAAAGATCGGCCATCGTAGGTCACTCCTGATGCGTTGGCCTTGTGATGCCGGCGGGCCGGGGCAGCGGCCGCAGATAGGGAGAATAGAAGGCATACAATGCCGAGGAACCGGACAACGCTTTCCGGCGACCTCGCCATTTTTGAGACAGTAATTTTTCTTTGGAGGAAGGGAGGAGGGGAAGGGAGGAGATGGAAGGGAGAGCGTGGAGGCTGGATCTAAGAGCATTGGGGTTATAAGAAATAGCCATTGCTTGTGGAGAGGATGGAGGGTGGTTGTGGTGGTGTGTGGAGCTGGCCTCCTCCTTTCCCTCGCTTTCGCTCACTGTTAACTTCGGACGTGTCGGATGCCTGGTTGCGGTTTTGACCAGGCCTGTCCGAAGCGATGGAGTGCGCCAGGGGGCAGAAATATTTCAGCTGGAAACTTGGGGGAAACAAAATTT is a genomic window containing:
- the LOC105055314 gene encoding beta-galactosidase 11, which translates into the protein MARSPESVVRFLGIVCLLFSLSAAAAPARRHHKANASGVTYDGRSFMINGRRELFFSGSIHYPRSTPEMWPHLIQKAKLGGLNVIQTYVFWNIHEPVQGQYNFTGRYDLVRFIKLIHKHKMYVTLRLGPFIQAEWNYGGFPYWMKEVPGVVFRTDNEPFKYHMQNFVTKIMEMMKSEKLFFPQGGPIILGQIENEYNMVEAAYREGGLTYVQWAANLALGFNAGIPWVMCKQKDAPGPVINACNGRNCGDTFTGPNSPTKPSVWTENWTAQYRVFGDPPSQRSAEDIAYSVARFFSKNGTLVNYYMYHGGTNFGREGASYVMTRYYDEAPLDEYGLLKEPKYGHLRDLHQALKLSRKGLLWGVPSVQPLGEWYEARLYESPESNVCVAFLTNTNPRVDGTVNFRGTDYFLPHRSISILPDCKTVVFNTQMVNAQHNARTFRTEDVTRKNDKWQMFQERIPKFLKKGIVASRPLDLYNMTKDITDYMWYTTRFRLEDVDLPMRPDIRPVLLVSSLGHAMHAFVNGIYIGSGHGAKLEKSFVFQKPMDLKQGVNHISILGMTVGFPDNGAYLEHRLAGVHTAAIQGLNTGTLDLSPNKWGHEVGMKGEKLGIYTEEGSKKVKWTEAKSGQPVTWYKRYFDMPSGNDPVALDMTGMGKGLAWVNGNCIGRYWVSYLSPLGKPSQSVYHVPRGWLKPKDNLLVIFEESGGNPEGLLVVTVKRDNICTVVTDLHPPTIESFSREDSEIKNLVQDGKPSAHLTCDKKKVIRSIAFASFGNPTGACGNFTVGTCHSPQTASIVEKACLGKNSCVLPVSAQEYGADPACPGTTNTLAVQAKCARQKKEDKD